From Homalodisca vitripennis isolate AUS2020 chromosome 1, UT_GWSS_2.1, whole genome shotgun sequence, the proteins below share one genomic window:
- the LOC124356404 gene encoding ecdysteroid-regulated 16 kDa protein-like, with the protein MSPSTVVLVLALATLLTSTVDSTVVRNCRGKPKTQSTSVDISACEKAPCILRKGTTASIQIKFTPDRDISQLRNRVYAVLVGIPLPFIGVDGSDSCPNIQNVDGSPAGCPLKAGTEYVYKNSFDVLSVYPNVSPLVHWSLQDGSDDVVCFEIQSRITK; encoded by the exons ATGTCACCTTCTACTGTTGTCCTTGTGTTGGCCCTGGCTACTCTTCTGACAAGCACTGTCGACTCTACTGTGGTCAGGAATTGTAGag gaaaaCCCAAGACACAGTCCACTTCAGTAGACATCAGCGCTTGTGAAAAAGCCCCTTGCATTCTCAGAAAAGGCACAACAGCTTCCATACAAATCAAATTTACACCAG ACCGCGACATAAGCCAGCTGAGGAATCGCGTGTACGCCGTACTGGTTGGCATCCCTCTGCCCTTCATAGGGGTGGATGGCTCGGACTCCTGCCCTAACATCCAAAACGTGGACGGTTCTCCTGCAGGATGTCCTCTGAAGGCCGGAACAGAGTACGTGTACAAGAACAGCTTCGATGTCCTCTCTGTGTATCCAAAT GTCAGCCCTCTTGTACACTGGTCACTACAGGACGGTTCAGATGATGTCGTCTGCTTCGAAATCCAATCAAGGATAACTAAGTAA